In the Muricauda sp. MAR_2010_75 genome, one interval contains:
- a CDS encoding O-methyltransferase encodes MDQANILKMPGRYPALLEKSREIGFGMSSDVYIGTLLKTLTASKPNGNFLELGTGIGLSLAWMIKGMDEKSQIISVDNDSELIQIANAFFHGESRLKLVCADGGAWLESYNGAAFDLIFADAWPGKYSHLDKALKLLKIGGFYVIDDMRKQPNWPSGHEEKVKELIQILEKREDITLTKMDWSTGLILAVKIK; translated from the coding sequence ATGGACCAAGCGAATATTTTAAAAATGCCGGGTAGGTATCCGGCGTTGCTTGAGAAATCAAGAGAAATAGGTTTTGGCATGTCTTCTGACGTGTACATTGGCACATTGCTGAAGACTTTGACAGCCTCCAAGCCCAATGGGAATTTTTTGGAGTTGGGTACGGGAATTGGTCTGTCCTTGGCTTGGATGATCAAAGGCATGGATGAAAAATCCCAAATTATCAGTGTTGATAACGATTCGGAGCTTATCCAGATTGCCAACGCCTTTTTTCACGGCGAATCAAGACTTAAATTGGTTTGCGCGGATGGTGGTGCATGGCTGGAATCGTATAACGGAGCAGCTTTCGATTTGATTTTCGCTGATGCTTGGCCCGGGAAATACAGCCATTTGGACAAAGCGTTGAAATTGCTGAAAATCGGTGGGTTTTATGTGATTGATGATATGCGCAAACAGCCCAATTGGCCATCAGGACATGAAGAAAAGGTCAAAGAATTGATTCAAATACTGGAAAAGAGAGAAGATATAACACTTACAAAGATGGATTGGTCCACCGGGCTTATCCTTGCAGTTAAAATAAAATAA
- the ilvB gene encoding biosynthetic-type acetolactate synthase large subunit, whose product METLKAQKKDKKKSTSIRITGAEAIIHCLLAEGVDLIYGYPGGAIMPVYDELYKFQDKLTHILTRHEQGATHAAQGYARVSGRVGVAMATSGPGATNLVTGIADAQIDSTPMVCITGQVARHLLGSDAFQETDIVGISTPVTKWNYQITRAEEIPEIMAKAFYIARSGRPGPVLVDITKNAQFDELDFTYEKCTGVRSYKPAPDPDITAIEKAAELINNAKKPYIVFGQGVILGEAEEQLKALVEKAGIPAAWTILGLSAMDTDHPLNMGMVGMHGNYGPNVLTNECDVLIAIGMRFDDRVTGNLETYAKQAKVIHFEIDPAEVNKNVKVEVAVLGNAKQTLDLLLPLVNKNEHKEWLAEFDKKHKIEYDTLIEKDIHPTKPGLTMGEVIEQINVASGHKAVIVSDVGQHQMIACRYAKFKQTKSNITSGGLGTMGFALPAAIGAKMGAMDREVVAIIGDGGYQMTIQELGVIFQHNLPVKIVVLNNDHLGMVRQWQELFFERRYASTVMTNPDFVKIAEGYHIKSRRVVERSKLKEAVEEMMVSKDPYFLEVRVEKEDNVFPMVPTGASISDIILK is encoded by the coding sequence ATGGAGACGTTAAAAGCACAAAAGAAAGACAAGAAAAAAAGCACTTCTATTCGCATTACTGGTGCTGAGGCCATAATACATTGTTTGTTGGCGGAAGGGGTCGATTTGATTTATGGTTACCCCGGAGGGGCCATCATGCCAGTGTATGATGAGTTATACAAATTTCAAGATAAACTCACCCATATTCTTACCCGACATGAGCAAGGGGCTACCCACGCAGCTCAAGGGTATGCGCGAGTAAGTGGAAGAGTGGGTGTGGCCATGGCCACTTCCGGTCCTGGTGCCACTAATTTGGTGACAGGTATTGCCGATGCGCAGATAGATTCTACGCCAATGGTGTGCATCACCGGACAGGTAGCACGACATCTATTAGGTTCTGATGCTTTCCAAGAAACGGACATCGTGGGTATTTCAACCCCGGTAACCAAATGGAACTATCAGATTACCCGTGCCGAAGAAATTCCAGAGATCATGGCTAAGGCGTTCTATATCGCTAGATCAGGTAGACCGGGCCCTGTATTGGTGGACATCACCAAGAATGCCCAGTTTGATGAGTTGGATTTCACATACGAGAAATGTACAGGTGTACGAAGCTATAAACCGGCTCCAGACCCAGATATAACTGCCATTGAAAAGGCGGCTGAATTGATAAACAATGCCAAAAAGCCCTATATTGTTTTTGGACAAGGGGTGATTTTGGGTGAGGCCGAAGAGCAGTTAAAAGCTTTGGTTGAAAAGGCTGGAATTCCAGCGGCTTGGACCATTTTGGGACTTTCTGCCATGGATACGGACCATCCATTGAACATGGGTATGGTAGGTATGCATGGAAATTACGGGCCCAATGTGCTTACCAACGAGTGCGACGTGCTTATTGCCATCGGCATGCGCTTCGATGATAGGGTAACAGGAAATCTGGAAACCTATGCCAAGCAGGCCAAGGTCATTCATTTTGAGATTGACCCAGCCGAAGTCAATAAAAATGTAAAAGTGGAAGTTGCCGTTTTGGGTAATGCCAAGCAAACCTTGGACTTACTGCTTCCATTGGTGAACAAAAACGAGCACAAGGAATGGTTGGCCGAGTTTGATAAAAAGCACAAAATCGAATATGACACCTTAATCGAAAAAGATATTCACCCAACCAAACCGGGACTTACCATGGGTGAGGTTATTGAGCAAATCAATGTGGCTTCTGGACACAAGGCAGTTATTGTATCTGACGTTGGCCAGCACCAAATGATTGCTTGCCGTTATGCCAAATTCAAACAGACCAAAAGTAATATCACTTCAGGAGGTTTAGGCACTATGGGTTTTGCCCTTCCGGCAGCCATTGGGGCCAAAATGGGCGCCATGGACCGCGAGGTTGTAGCTATTATTGGGGATGGGGGCTATCAAATGACCATTCAAGAGCTTGGGGTCATCTTCCAACATAATCTTCCCGTAAAAATTGTGGTATTGAATAACGACCACTTGGGAATGGTGCGTCAATGGCAAGAACTTTTCTTTGAAAGGCGTTACGCTTCAACCGTTATGACTAACCCCGATTTTGTGAAAATCGCCGAGGGGTACCACATCAAATCCAGAAGGGTAGTGGAACGTTCAAAATTGAAGGAAGCCGTGGAAGAAATGATGGTTTCCAAAGACCCTTACTTCTTGGAAGTTCGGGTAGAGAAGGAAGACAATGTGTTCCCAATGGTGCCAACAGGGGCTTCTATTTCCGACATCATACTAAAATAG
- the ilvD gene encoding dihydroxy-acid dehydratase: MELNKFSKTVTQDPTLPAAQAMLHALGLTDEDLQKPFIGIASTGYEGNPCNMHLNKLALDVKRGAEASNLVGLIFNTIGVSDGISNGTPGMRYSLPSRDIIADSMETVVQAMAYDGLVTVVGCDKNMPGALMAQLRLNRPSILVYGGTIAPGCHKDKKLDIISAFEAYGQRVAGTIDETEFKEVIHKACPGAGACGGMYTANTMASAIEAMGMSLPFNSSIPAVNAKKGADCEAAGEAMLHLLREDIKPRDIVTKKSLENAFRLVTVLGGSTNAVLHFMAIAHAGDVDFTLEDITRISETTPLLADLKPSGKYLMEDLHKVGGVPAVLKYMLKEGMLHGDCMTVTGRTLAENLLDAPDLVEGQDIIRKKDQPIKETGHIRILYGNLATEGAVAKITGKEGLEFTGTARVFDSETAVNEGIHTGKVQKGDVVVIRYEGPKGAPGMPEMLKPTSAIMGAGLGKDVALITDGRFSGGSHGFVVGHVSPEAQVGGGIALVKDGDEITIDAVNNTININISDEELEQRRKEWKQPELKIKSGNLYKYAKMVSSASKGCVTDMF, translated from the coding sequence ATGGAATTGAACAAGTTTAGCAAGACTGTGACCCAAGACCCTACGCTACCTGCTGCACAAGCCATGTTGCATGCACTAGGGCTGACAGATGAAGATTTACAAAAGCCCTTTATAGGAATTGCCAGTACCGGTTACGAGGGCAACCCCTGTAACATGCATTTGAACAAACTGGCCCTTGATGTCAAAAGAGGAGCAGAGGCTTCCAACCTGGTCGGGCTAATTTTCAATACCATTGGTGTGAGTGATGGTATCTCCAACGGTACCCCTGGAATGCGCTATTCACTGCCCTCAAGGGATATTATTGCCGATTCCATGGAAACTGTGGTGCAGGCCATGGCTTATGATGGTTTGGTAACCGTGGTGGGTTGTGATAAAAATATGCCCGGTGCCTTGATGGCGCAATTGCGATTGAACCGCCCCTCCATTTTGGTCTATGGCGGAACCATTGCTCCTGGATGCCATAAGGATAAGAAATTGGACATAATCTCTGCTTTTGAGGCCTACGGACAGCGCGTAGCGGGAACCATAGACGAAACTGAATTCAAGGAAGTGATTCACAAAGCCTGCCCAGGAGCCGGGGCTTGCGGCGGAATGTACACGGCCAATACCATGGCCTCGGCCATTGAAGCAATGGGAATGTCATTGCCCTTTAACTCATCCATTCCTGCTGTGAATGCCAAAAAAGGTGCCGATTGCGAGGCTGCAGGTGAAGCTATGTTGCACTTGCTGCGCGAGGACATTAAACCTCGTGACATTGTCACCAAGAAGTCGTTGGAGAATGCCTTCCGATTGGTAACAGTGTTGGGCGGTTCTACCAACGCGGTACTGCACTTTATGGCCATTGCCCATGCCGGGGATGTGGATTTTACCTTAGAGGACATCACCCGCATCAGTGAAACCACCCCTTTGTTGGCGGATTTAAAACCAAGTGGAAAGTACCTGATGGAAGACCTTCATAAAGTAGGTGGTGTTCCAGCAGTACTAAAATATATGTTGAAAGAAGGCATGTTGCATGGCGACTGTATGACCGTGACCGGAAGAACGTTGGCCGAAAACCTATTGGATGCCCCAGACTTGGTAGAAGGTCAGGATATTATCCGAAAGAAAGACCAACCCATCAAGGAAACGGGACATATCCGAATCCTTTATGGAAACTTGGCAACCGAAGGCGCTGTCGCAAAAATCACAGGAAAAGAGGGACTTGAATTTACCGGAACTGCCCGTGTTTTTGATAGTGAAACTGCCGTTAACGAAGGGATTCATACGGGCAAAGTACAAAAAGGGGATGTGGTGGTCATTCGGTATGAAGGACCAAAAGGAGCTCCCGGAATGCCCGAAATGTTGAAGCCTACATCTGCCATTATGGGTGCTGGTTTGGGGAAAGATGTCGCCTTGATTACCGACGGTCGTTTCTCCGGTGGTTCCCACGGATTTGTGGTGGGTCACGTTTCACCCGAAGCTCAAGTGGGTGGAGGTATTGCCTTGGTGAAGGATGGTGATGAGATTACCATCGATGCTGTGAACAATACCATCAACATCAATATTTCAGACGAAGAGCTTGAACAACGAAGAAAAGAATGGAAACAACCTGAGTTGAAGATCAAATCAGGAAATTTATACAAATACGCAAAAATGGTATCATCAGCTTCCAAAGGCTGTGTTACCGATATGTTCTAA
- a CDS encoding biotin-dependent carboxyltransferase family protein has translation MLKVLKAGFFATIQDLGRFGHRDIGVPISGAMDVESVKKANLLLENDPYDAVLEIAMMGPKLQFEEPTAISLSGAHLEPKLNDTSIENHQVVQVSKGDILSFGKLKNGFRTYLAVKGGFLTEKVLESRSQYFPVTKKKRIKDGDEIPYVETVSYKPIISEVKIEDHFLMDELEVFKGPEFSLLTDKQLAEIFSKPFTVSKANDRMAYQLNELIAEHSHSMLTSGTLPGTVQLTPAGRLIILMKDGQTTGGYPRILQLSEAAICVLAQKKAGDSLSLKLI, from the coding sequence ATGCTTAAGGTGCTAAAAGCGGGCTTTTTTGCCACTATTCAAGATTTGGGCCGTTTCGGTCACCGAGACATTGGTGTTCCCATTTCGGGAGCCATGGATGTGGAATCAGTGAAAAAAGCAAACCTCTTATTGGAGAACGACCCCTACGATGCTGTGCTGGAGATTGCTATGATGGGCCCAAAATTGCAATTTGAGGAGCCTACTGCCATTAGTTTGTCTGGAGCTCATCTTGAGCCCAAATTGAATGACACTTCCATTGAAAACCATCAAGTGGTTCAGGTGTCCAAAGGAGACATATTGTCTTTTGGAAAGTTGAAAAATGGATTTAGAACCTATTTGGCTGTAAAGGGAGGTTTTTTGACCGAAAAGGTGCTTGAAAGTCGCTCACAATATTTTCCGGTAACCAAGAAAAAGCGCATCAAGGATGGGGATGAAATCCCATATGTGGAAACAGTATCGTACAAACCCATCATTTCGGAAGTAAAGATTGAGGACCATTTTCTCATGGATGAGTTGGAAGTGTTTAAAGGGCCTGAGTTCTCACTTCTGACGGATAAACAATTGGCTGAAATCTTTTCAAAACCGTTTACCGTTTCTAAGGCCAACGACCGAATGGCGTATCAGCTCAACGAACTTATTGCAGAACATTCCCATTCCATGCTCACCTCCGGAACATTGCCTGGAACCGTTCAACTTACCCCGGCAGGCCGTTTGATCATCCTGATGAAAGATGGGCAGACCACGGGCGGATATCCTAGAATCTTGCAACTTTCCGAAGCAGCTATTTGTGTTTTGGCCCAGAAAAAGGCAGGAGATTCCCTTTCCCTTAAATTGATTTAA
- the pxpB gene encoding 5-oxoprolinase subunit PxpB, with translation MKSYPISIKPFGERAVLVEWPSKVEVSILADILDFMDAFKELKLPGWEMSVAYNSLTMVCNDEHLDFDNIRRVILECHEKQAASKTKRVQHLWRIPVCYDAEFGIDLEEVCSTLKLSKDELIKQHTSYQYIVYGIGFLPGFMYLGGLPESLEIPRRAEPRLQVAKGSVGLAGKQTGIYPQDSPGGWNIIGNCPIPLFNPSLKDPCFVKVGDKIQFQKISRAEYDLHKIEGEVGIYKPEKVLLDA, from the coding sequence GTGAAAAGTTACCCCATAAGCATCAAACCCTTTGGTGAGCGAGCCGTTTTAGTAGAATGGCCCAGCAAGGTAGAGGTGTCTATTTTGGCTGATATCCTCGATTTCATGGATGCGTTTAAGGAACTAAAGCTTCCTGGATGGGAAATGTCCGTTGCCTATAATTCCCTTACCATGGTGTGCAACGATGAACATTTGGATTTTGATAATATAAGAAGGGTCATCCTTGAGTGTCATGAAAAACAAGCCGCTTCCAAGACCAAACGTGTTCAGCATTTATGGCGAATCCCCGTCTGTTACGATGCCGAGTTTGGTATCGATTTAGAGGAAGTCTGTTCAACCTTAAAGTTATCCAAGGATGAACTTATAAAACAGCACACCTCTTATCAATACATTGTCTATGGAATAGGATTTTTACCAGGATTCATGTATTTGGGCGGGTTACCAGAATCCCTGGAGATTCCCAGAAGAGCAGAACCACGCCTTCAAGTGGCCAAGGGTTCCGTGGGATTGGCAGGAAAGCAGACCGGGATATATCCGCAAGATTCTCCGGGTGGGTGGAATATCATCGGCAACTGTCCAATTCCCCTGTTCAATCCAAGTTTAAAAGATCCTTGCTTTGTGAAAGTGGGGGACAAGATACAGTTTCAAAAAATATCTAGAGCAGAGTATGACCTGCATAAGATAGAAGGTGAAGTAGGGATTTATAAACCAGAAAAAGTGTTGTTGGATGCTTAA
- the pxpA gene encoding 5-oxoprolinase subunit PxpA, whose amino-acid sequence MANWTIDINCDVGEGVGNETEIFPYISSCNIACGGHAGNIETMTQIVKLANQHKVKIGAHPSYPDRKNFGRQVMDISKQELQRSITEQLKNFDAILVNEQGELHHIKAHGALYNQSAKDKSLAKTYLEAVQEYKTRALLYVPYGSEIAREALDQGFEIWYEAFGDRNYNRDLSLVNRKQGNALIQDPEQVLQHMLPIIKEGKVRAVSGELVKIEAKTLCIHGDTPSALEILMYLSQELSKHQVQLLQ is encoded by the coding sequence ATGGCGAATTGGACAATAGATATCAACTGTGATGTGGGGGAAGGTGTAGGTAATGAAACCGAAATCTTTCCCTATATCAGTTCATGTAATATTGCTTGTGGTGGCCATGCGGGTAATATTGAAACCATGACCCAAATCGTGAAACTGGCCAATCAACATAAAGTTAAGATAGGCGCGCATCCTTCCTATCCAGACCGAAAGAATTTTGGAAGGCAGGTGATGGATATTTCAAAACAGGAATTACAAAGAAGTATCACAGAGCAACTGAAGAATTTTGATGCGATTCTCGTCAACGAACAAGGGGAGTTGCATCACATTAAAGCACATGGCGCTTTGTACAATCAATCGGCAAAGGATAAGAGCTTGGCTAAAACCTATCTGGAGGCCGTTCAGGAATATAAAACGCGAGCCCTACTTTATGTTCCTTACGGCTCAGAGATTGCCAGGGAGGCCCTTGACCAAGGATTTGAAATTTGGTATGAGGCCTTTGGCGACAGAAATTATAACAGAGATTTAAGTTTGGTGAACCGAAAGCAGGGTAATGCACTTATTCAAGACCCCGAACAAGTATTACAACACATGCTCCCGATTATAAAGGAAGGCAAGGTACGGGCGGTTTCAGGCGAGTTGGTCAAAATTGAGGCAAAAACCCTTTGTATCCATGGGGATACCCCCTCCGCATTGGAAATATTAATGTATCTTTCCCAAGAATTATCCAAACACCAGGTGCAATTACTACAGTGA
- a CDS encoding Nramp family divalent metal transporter: MLKKIGPGVLVAAAFVGPGTLTMCTLAGAQFGYALIWALLVSVLATIVLQGMAGRIGVVAQTGLVDVVRTKLKTLWIKKFVILVVLAAILIGNAAYEAGNIGGATLGLEQLFPSTTMTSYYPAIVGIFIFMLLWFSSYKILERVFVGLVGIMGVSFLICAIMTKPSFVDIVKGALLPTMPEGGLFTVIALVGTTVVPYNLFLHASLVKQKWKSSQELKTVKWDTIISIALGGLVSMAILVTAASAPIDNVYSALDMAKGLEPLFGKMAGFFMAIGLLAAGITSAITAPLAAAFVASSCFDWGGEMEDKRFKLVWAVVLFCGVFFLSFDIKPIEVIQFAQVANGLLLPIMAILLLWIVNQKTVMGQHKNTVVQNILGLTIVGFAIFLGVKSILKVMGVY, from the coding sequence ATGCTCAAAAAAATAGGTCCCGGTGTATTGGTGGCAGCTGCCTTTGTAGGCCCAGGGACCCTTACCATGTGTACACTGGCAGGAGCGCAGTTTGGTTATGCTTTGATCTGGGCCTTGTTGGTATCGGTTTTGGCCACCATTGTACTTCAAGGCATGGCAGGACGAATTGGGGTGGTGGCCCAAACAGGTCTCGTAGATGTGGTCCGTACCAAACTAAAAACACTATGGATTAAAAAGTTTGTCATCCTCGTGGTCCTTGCTGCTATTCTAATTGGCAATGCGGCTTATGAGGCAGGAAACATAGGAGGCGCCACTTTGGGATTGGAGCAACTCTTTCCAAGTACAACAATGACATCCTATTACCCGGCCATTGTGGGCATATTCATTTTCATGTTGTTGTGGTTCAGCAGCTATAAAATTTTGGAACGGGTTTTTGTTGGACTTGTGGGCATTATGGGGGTGAGCTTCCTAATCTGTGCTATCATGACCAAACCTTCATTTGTAGATATAGTAAAAGGAGCACTTTTGCCCACAATGCCAGAAGGAGGACTTTTTACGGTCATCGCATTGGTAGGCACTACAGTGGTACCCTACAATTTGTTCTTACACGCCTCTTTGGTGAAGCAGAAATGGAAATCGAGCCAAGAACTCAAAACCGTAAAGTGGGATACCATAATTTCCATCGCTTTGGGCGGATTGGTATCCATGGCCATTTTGGTCACTGCGGCTTCAGCTCCCATAGACAACGTTTACAGTGCATTGGATATGGCCAAAGGTTTGGAACCCCTCTTTGGAAAAATGGCAGGGTTCTTTATGGCCATCGGCTTGTTGGCTGCAGGTATCACATCGGCAATAACGGCTCCACTTGCAGCGGCCTTTGTGGCGAGCAGTTGTTTTGATTGGGGCGGAGAAATGGAGGACAAAAGATTTAAGTTGGTTTGGGCAGTAGTACTTTTTTGTGGGGTGTTCTTTTTGTCTTTTGACATCAAGCCCATCGAGGTCATTCAATTTGCCCAAGTGGCCAATGGATTGCTGTTGCCGATTATGGCTATCTTATTATTATGGATAGTGAATCAAAAAACAGTGATGGGACAACATAAGAATACCGTAGTTCAAAACATATTGGGATTGACAATAGTGGGATTTGCCATCTTTTTGGGGGTAAAGAGCATTCTTAAAGTAATGGGAGTGTATTAA
- a CDS encoding M20 family peptidase: MKKILLALLAITIVLAAILVFNTLSLTSKQVEPEPLTEVQFPETIYQNLSKAIQYPTISHNEEAIPDSTAFNGFHRFLKETFPLTHENLSLEKISDYSLLYKWEGSDPSKKPIILMSHQDVVPVDQPTLQDWEAAPFEGIITDTHIIGRGTMDDKSSLIALMESVEKLLSESFVPSRTIYLAFGHDEELGGSNGANKIAAHLKAKGIHAAMTLDEGGMLAENMVPGVEETVAMLNLAEKGYASFRLTVETTGGHSSAPPKENTIGMLAKAIVDLENNQLPYKLVKPIDYQFEYMGAELPFFKKMAFANPWLFKKPVLEALNAHTTTAPTIINGGVKDNVIPTVAEATINFRILPGETIASTKEHIQSVVSDKIKVEEAGFVTNPSPVSGIDSEAFKTLEKTIRSVFPDAIVVPGLIGGGTDARYFYEVSDDVYRFYPIRINPESMTRFHGIDEKISKENYKEIVTFTYYLIRKFG; encoded by the coding sequence ATGAAAAAAATACTACTTGCCCTTCTTGCTATCACTATAGTGCTAGCTGCTATTTTAGTATTCAACACCCTATCATTGACCTCCAAACAAGTGGAACCTGAACCCCTCACTGAAGTTCAATTTCCAGAAACTATTTATCAAAATCTCTCCAAGGCCATACAATACCCTACCATTTCGCATAACGAAGAGGCCATCCCCGACTCCACAGCCTTTAATGGGTTTCACCGGTTTTTAAAGGAGACTTTTCCATTGACGCATGAAAATTTAAGTCTTGAAAAAATCAGCGATTATAGTTTATTGTACAAATGGGAGGGTTCAGACCCATCAAAAAAGCCCATTATCCTCATGTCTCATCAAGATGTGGTTCCTGTTGACCAACCCACGTTGCAGGATTGGGAAGCAGCTCCCTTTGAAGGTATAATTACCGACACCCACATTATAGGTCGCGGTACTATGGATGATAAGAGTTCCTTAATTGCTTTAATGGAATCTGTAGAAAAGCTATTGAGTGAATCGTTCGTTCCTTCCCGCACCATTTATCTGGCTTTTGGGCATGATGAAGAGCTTGGCGGGTCTAATGGTGCTAACAAGATTGCGGCCCATCTAAAAGCCAAGGGAATTCATGCCGCCATGACTTTGGATGAAGGTGGCATGCTTGCCGAAAACATGGTTCCTGGAGTTGAAGAAACGGTTGCCATGCTGAATTTGGCTGAGAAAGGGTATGCATCCTTCCGCCTAACGGTAGAAACCACAGGAGGTCATAGTTCTGCTCCACCTAAAGAAAATACTATCGGAATGCTTGCCAAGGCCATTGTTGACCTTGAAAATAACCAACTCCCCTACAAACTGGTAAAACCAATTGACTACCAATTTGAATACATGGGTGCGGAACTTCCGTTTTTCAAAAAGATGGCATTTGCCAATCCTTGGTTGTTCAAAAAACCCGTTCTGGAGGCTTTGAATGCCCATACCACTACTGCCCCAACAATAATAAATGGTGGAGTCAAGGACAATGTGATTCCTACTGTGGCTGAAGCGACCATTAACTTTCGGATTTTACCGGGAGAGACGATTGCATCAACAAAAGAACATATTCAAAGTGTAGTGAGTGATAAAATTAAGGTTGAGGAAGCCGGTTTTGTTACCAACCCATCCCCTGTTTCGGGAATTGATTCTGAAGCATTCAAGACCTTGGAAAAAACCATTCGCTCTGTATTTCCAGATGCTATCGTAGTTCCGGGACTGATTGGCGGTGGTACGGATGCCCGGTATTTTTATGAGGTTTCTGATGATGTATACCGATTTTACCCTATTCGCATCAATCCAGAAAGCATGACCCGATTCCATGGCATTGATGAGAAGATAAGCAAGGAAAATTATAAGGAAATTGTCACCTTTACGTATTACCTCATCCGAAAGTTTGGGTAG
- a CDS encoding YifB family Mg chelatase-like AAA ATPase: protein MLIKVYGSAVFGIEATTVVVEVNVDKGIGYHLVGLPDNAIKESNYRIAAALQNIGYKIPGKKITINMAPADLRKEGSAYDLTLALGILAASNQINSEEIQDYLIMGELSLDGSLQPIKGALPIAIKAKEEGFKGFILPNENAMEAAVVEDFKVYGVDNIKEVIDFFDSEKPLTETLVDTQEEFNGQYGHLEFDFSDVRGQESIKRCMEIAAAGGHNIILIGPPGAGKTMLAKRLPSILPPMTLHEALETTKIHSVVGKVKNRGLMSQRPFRNPHHTISAAALVGGGSYPQPGEISLSHNGVLFLDELPEFERRVLEVMRQPMEDREVTIARAQYTITYPSSFMLVASMNPSPSGYFNDPDAPLSSSPVEMQRYLGKISGPLLDRIDIHIEVTPVPFEKLSDDRKGEDSAVIRERVVAARKIQAERFTELENIHYNAQMGTKLIRKFCPLNEDSKELLKNAMQRLNLSARAYDRILKVSRTIADLENVTEINTNHISEAIQYRSLDREGWLG, encoded by the coding sequence ATGCTCATAAAAGTTTATGGAAGTGCCGTTTTTGGCATTGAGGCCACAACTGTAGTGGTAGAAGTAAATGTAGATAAAGGGATTGGTTATCATTTGGTGGGTCTCCCGGATAATGCCATTAAGGAAAGTAATTATCGTATTGCGGCTGCCCTTCAGAATATTGGCTACAAAATTCCCGGTAAAAAGATTACCATTAATATGGCCCCAGCCGATTTGCGTAAGGAAGGTTCCGCTTACGACCTCACTTTGGCGCTAGGGATACTAGCAGCCTCCAACCAAATCAATTCCGAAGAAATACAGGATTACTTAATTATGGGGGAACTGTCGTTGGACGGAAGCCTGCAACCAATAAAAGGGGCCTTGCCCATAGCCATCAAAGCCAAGGAAGAAGGTTTCAAAGGATTTATTCTTCCCAATGAGAATGCTATGGAGGCTGCTGTGGTGGAAGATTTTAAGGTGTATGGCGTGGATAACATTAAAGAGGTCATCGACTTTTTCGATTCCGAGAAACCTTTGACTGAAACTTTAGTGGATACCCAAGAGGAATTTAATGGGCAATACGGCCACCTTGAATTTGATTTTTCGGATGTTAGGGGCCAAGAAAGCATAAAACGTTGTATGGAAATAGCGGCTGCTGGTGGACACAACATCATATTGATCGGCCCACCGGGAGCGGGAAAGACCATGTTGGCCAAGCGTTTGCCTTCCATTTTGCCGCCCATGACCCTACACGAAGCGTTGGAAACGACAAAAATACACAGCGTGGTGGGCAAAGTCAAGAATAGAGGTTTGATGAGCCAACGGCCCTTTCGGAATCCTCACCATACCATCAGCGCAGCTGCTTTGGTAGGAGGTGGAAGCTATCCCCAGCCCGGGGAAATTTCCTTGTCCCACAATGGGGTGCTCTTTTTGGATGAACTCCCCGAATTTGAACGTCGCGTGTTGGAAGTAATGCGCCAACCCATGGAAGATAGGGAAGTAACCATTGCACGTGCACAATATACCATAACCTACCCCAGTAGCTTTATGTTGGTGGCCAGTATGAACCCGAGTCCAAGCGGTTATTTTAACGACCCTGATGCCCCACTGTCTTCTTCTCCTGTGGAGATGCAGCGGTATTTAGGCAAGATCTCCGGTCCTTTGTTGGATAGGATTGACATTCATATTGAAGTAACCCCGGTTCCGTTTGAAAAACTATCGGACGACCGAAAAGGAGAGGATAGTGCCGTTATTCGGGAACGGGTGGTGGCCGCTCGGAAAATTCAAGCTGAGCGTTTTACCGAACTGGAAAACATTCATTACAACGCCCAGATGGGTACAAAATTGATTCGAAAATTCTGTCCCTTGAATGAAGATTCAAAAGAGCTGTTGAAAAATGCCATGCAGCGGTTGAACCTTTCAGCCCGGGCCTATGATCGAATTTTGAAAGTATCCAGAACAATCGCAGATTTAGAGAATGTGACTGAAATCAATACCAACCACATATCAGAGGCCATTCAGTACCGCAGTTTGGATCGTGAAGGGTGGTTGGGTTGA